The Anabas testudineus chromosome 11, fAnaTes1.2, whole genome shotgun sequence genome has a segment encoding these proteins:
- the ubap2l gene encoding ubiquitin-associated protein 2-like isoform X3, whose product MMTSMGGNRARSSWEQTQGQTQSQTQHKQRPQATAEQIRLAQMISDHNDADFEEKVKQLIDITGKDQDESMIALHDCNGDVNRAINVLLEGSPDTDSWEMVGKKKGVSGQKDASQTETAEEGKENREKGGEKEAARRRGGAPRKGRGASRGREFRGQENGLDGGKAGIAGRGAERGRRGRGRGRGVSGRRGGRFSAQGMGTFNPADYAEPAQTEENYGGGNTWNNTGSVELEEGARLEYSAGEGTNYPPKFDSAPGAWRTPTEEWGTEDWNEDLSETKIFTASSVASMPLPQENVTITKGQRIDLAVLLGKTPPSSSSETENPPMETTQPPSLSQSLVFNNSKQGVPLSQTSSSTPYTQHSMVSMLSKGFGDVGDPKGGSTGTTGSQFLEQYKTAQALAQLAAQHSQTGPPNTAPSSWDTSATSLGQYDMKTQPESGVHTPFTKRQPYQTASSTSSMLDVFLQEKGLPPSSSVSSSSSLPQQTASSPHVAPPPASSLPKMTAVPTLGQQVSPSSSDAQGSSPLPLQQHKLKQQKKRTSITTKIPAMAVEMPGSSDITGLNLQFGALQFGSEPVLPEYESTPSTTTPANQVQNSLYTNPNSESTPALSNSSQMDLYDQRASQTRRYPPSVSSSPQKDMQSKNGFSSIQATQSVEAAAGSAVSVKPAPDSVAPASVSSMGTLTDSGSGPASLLTTSNQTSLSALGHGEDLPPSTIPPPQHNNSHPSQQNSLAPSSVRTSNSGLLHPSIDTDSSLHSSSFPSSVSAVSSSSVPSSSSSSVAAAAQVSLGAPQASSVGSATVSAPSGLGPVNSLAMGLNTASMGAPTAAAAPVSISTTAATIPSSATSSSTRSSAASSGKAPPNLPPGVPPLLPNPYIMAPSLLHAYPPQVYGYDDLQMLQTRIPLDYYSFPFATPTTALTGREGSLTSNPYSGDLSKFGRGDASSPAPATTLAQTQQNQTQTHHTTQQPFLNTALPPGYSYTSLPYYTGMPGLPNTFQYGPAVFPVAPTSSKQHGVNVGVNASATPFQQASGYGSHGYSTGVSVTSSNTGVPDISGSVYTKTQSFEKQGFHAGTPAASFSLPSALGSGGPINPPAAAGYAPAPFMHILAPHQQPHSQILHHHLQQDGQSGTGQRSQNASIQQKSQINKSGYNSYNWGAN is encoded by the exons atgatgaCATCCATGGGCGGGAACCGAGCCCGGAGCAGCTGGGAGCAGACACAGGGCCAGACACAGAGCCAGACACAGCACAAGCAGAGGCCTCAG GCCACCGCAGAGCAGATTCGACTCGCGCAGATGATTTCAGACCACAATGACGCAGACTTTGAAGAGAAGGTCAAACAG ctgatTGACATCACAGGCAAGGACCAGGACGAGTCTATGATCGCACTGCACGATTGCAATGGGGATGTCAACAGAGCCATTAATGTTTTGCTGGAGGGTAGCCCAGACACT GACTCCTGGGAAATGGTGGGGAAGAAGAAAGGGGTGTCAGGCCAGAAGGAcgctagccagacagagactgcagaggaaggaaaagagaataGGGAGAAAGGAGGGGAGAAAGAAGCAGCACGTCGTCGAGGTGGAGCTCCACGTAAGGGCCGTGGAGCCAGCAGGGGACGAGAGT TTCGTGGTCAGGAGAATGGTTTGGATGGCGGAAAGGCAGGAATAGCGGGAAGAGGTGCAGAGCGAGGCCGGAGgggaagaggcagaggaagag GAGTATCTGGACGACGAGGAGGCAGATTTTCAGCACAGGGCATGGG AACATTCAATCCGGCTGACTACGCAGAGCCAGCCCAGACAGAAGAGAACTATGGAGGGGGCAACACCTGGAACAACACAGGAAGCGTGGAGCTGGAAGAGGGAGCCA GGTTGGAGTACTCTGCAGGAGAGGGAACAAATTATCCACCCAAGTTTGACTCTGCACCTG GTGCCTGGAGGACTCCCACAGAGGAGTGGGGCACTGAGGACTGGAATGAGGAT CTTTCAGAAACAAAGATATTCACAGCTTCCAGTGTGGCATCCATGCCTCTGCCTCAAGAGAATGTTACCATCACCAAAGGACAAAG AATTGACCTTGCGGTGCTTCTGGGGAAGACtcccccatcctcctcctcagaaacagaaaatcccCCCATGGAGACCACCCAGCCCCCCTCCTTGTCTCAGTCACTTGTTTTTAACAACTCCAAACAAGGGGTGCCACTTTCTCAAACATCCTCCAGCACCCCTTACACCCAGCACAGTATG GTTAGCATGCTGAGCAAGGGTTTTGGTGACGTGGGGGACCCTAAAGGAGGTAGCACAGGGACCACTGGTTCTCAGTTCCTGGAACAGTACAAAACAGCCCAGGCACTGGCCCAGCTGGCAGCCCAGCACTCTCAGACTGGACCTCCTAACACAGCCCCTTCTTCCTGGGACACCAGTGCCACCTCACTGGGACAATATG ATATGAAGACTCAGCCAGAATCTGGAGTCCATACGCCCTTTACGAAGAGGCAGCCCTACCAGACTGCCTCCTCAACCTCATCCATGTTGGATGTTTTCCTGCAGGAGAAAGGCCTGCCTCCTTCTTCCTCAGTCTCCTCGTCTTCTTCCTTACCCCAACAGACAGCATCTTCACCCCATGTGGCGCCTCCACCTGCTTCTTCCCTTCCCAAAATGACAGCAGTTCCCACTTTAGGTCAGCAAGTTTCTCCAAGTTCCTCTGATGCCCAGGGTTCAAGTCCACTGCCTTTGCAgcaacacaaactcaaacaacagaagaagaggacTTCCATTACAACAAAG ATTCCAGCAATGGCAGTAGAGATGCCTGGTTCATCAGACATCACAGGCTTGAATCTTCAGTTTGGAGCACTGCAGTTTGGGTCAGAACCAGTTCTGCCAGAGTACGAGTCCACTCCAAGCACCACAACACCAGCCAACCAGGTTCAGAACAGTCTCTATACTAACCCCAACAG TGAGTCGACTCCGGCTCTCTCAAACTCCAGCCAGATGGATCTGTATGATCAGAGAGCATCTCAGACACGGCGCTACCCTCCTTCAGTGTCGTCCTCTCCCCAGAAGGATATGCAGTCCAAG AATGGCTTCAGTTCAATACAAGCGACGCAGTCTGTGGAAG CTGCAGCAGGCTCTGCAGTGTCAGTCAAGCCAGCCCCAGATTCGGTTGCGCCAGCATCTGTCTCCAGCATGGGAACTTTGACAGACAGTGGCTCAGGCCCCGCCTCCTTGTTGACTACATCCAATCAGACATCCCTTAGTGCACTGGGGCATGGTGAAGACCTGCCTCCAAGCACCATTCCCCCTCCTCAGCACAACAA ctCTCACCCATCACAACAGAACAGTCTAGCTCCATCTTCGGTCCGAACATCCAACTCAGGCCTACTG CATCCCAGCATTGACACTGATTCAAGCCTGCACTCCTCGtccttcccttcctctgtctcagccgtgtcctcctcctcagtcccctcgtcgtcctcctcttctgtggctgctgctgcacaggtGTCCCTAGGGGCCCCTCAGGCCTCCTCAGTGGGCTCCGCCACAGTGTCAGCTCCTTCTGGTCTTGGTCCTGTCAACAGCCTGGCCATGGGTCTCAACACTGCCTCCATGGGTGCcccaactgcagcagctgcccCAGTTTCAATCTCCACAACGGCTGCAACCATTCCCTCTTCAGCTACTTCGTCATCCACACGCAGCTCTGCAGCATCCTCAG GGAAAGCGCCTCCAAACCTGCCACCCGGAGTGCCCCCTCTACTGCCTAACCCATACATCATGGCCCCAAGTCTACTGCATGCCTACCCT CCTCAGGTGTACGGCTATGATGACCTACAGATGCTGCAGACAAGAATACCGCTG GATTATTACAGCTTTCCCTTTGCTACTCCCACGACAGCACTGACTGGCCGAGAGGGTAGCCTAACAAGCAACCCCTATTCTG GTGACCTATCAAAGTTTGGTCGAGGTGATGCATCATCCCCAGCTCCAGCCACCACTTTAGCTCAGACACAACAGAACCAGACCCAGACACATCACACCACACAGCAGCCTTTTCTTAACACGGCACTGCCACCTGGCTACAGCTACACGAGCCTCCCATACTACACTGGCATGCCAGGCCTGCCCAATACTTTTCAGTACGGACCTGCTGTGTTTCCG GTTGCTCCTACCTCGTCAAAGCAGCACGGTGTGAATGTCGGTGTCAATGCATCAGCCACACCCTTCCAGCAGGCTAGTGGCTATGGTTCCCATGGATACAGCACTG GAGTCTCTGTGACCTCAAGCAACACGGGGGTACCAGATATTTCAGGATCTGTTTACACAAAGACGCAG TCGTTTGAGAAGCAGGGTTTCCACGCAGGCACGCCGGCAGCTTCGTTCAGCCTGCCCTCGGCTTTAGGGAGTGGGGGACCCATCAACCCCCCAGCTGCTGCTGGCTATGCCCCGGCTCCATTCATGCACATCCTGGCACCGCACCAACAACCCCACTCTCAGATTCTGCACCACCACTTGCAGCAGGACGGACAG AGCGGCACTGGACAGCGCAGCCAGAATGCCTCCATTCAGCAGAAGTCACAGATCAACAAGTCTGGATATAACAGCTACAACTGGGGGGCAAACTAA